The Mastacembelus armatus chromosome 9, fMasArm1.2, whole genome shotgun sequence genome contains a region encoding:
- the kcnt1b gene encoding potassium channel subfamily T member 2, which translates to MNIFFNFRGTIVRQIAEDRAVAVMSPPRRSSNSHGDRPSTDPLQKNNSSNSGVILDISTLKMADVDSEVPPLPPRYRFRDLLLGDQAFQNDDRVQVEFYVNENTFKERLKLFFIKNQRSSLRIRLFNFSLKILTCALYILRVSLDNPKEINGNPWDLILWVNRRVPVWAIQVTVALISFLETMLITYLSYKGNIWEQIFQISFILEMINTVPFIITIFWPPLRNIFVPVFLNCWLAKGALENMINDFHRAIQRTHSAMFNQVFILICTLLCLVFTGACGIQHLERAGKNLSLFDSFYFCIVTFSTVGYGDVTPQIWPSQLLVVILICVALVVLPLQFEELAYLWMESQKLGGNYSRHRAQTEKHVVLCVSSLKIDLLMDFLNEFYAHPRLQDYYVVILCPTEIDIQVRRILQIPLWSQRVIYLQGSALKDQDLMRAKMDDAEACFILSSRNEVDRTAADHQTILRAWAAKDFAPNCPLYVQILKPENKFHVKFADHVVCEEEFKYAMLALNCVCPATSTLVTLLVHTSRGQEGQLSPEQWQRTYGRCSGNEVYHIHLSDSKFFGEYDGKSFTYASFHAHKKYGVCLIGVKREDNKSILLNPGPRHIMAATDTCYYINITKEENSAFIFKQEEKHNKGLPVTGLYDAPSRLPVHSIIASMVDQATSYGTVAIDLQNPDPPEESNKLTLPTENGAGSRRPSIAPVLEIADSSAILPCDLLSDQSEDETNQSDEEGSVGSDFVKGYPPNSPYIGSSPTLCHLLPQKAPFCCLRLDKGCTHSSFEDAKAYGFKNKLIIVSAEMAGNGLYNFIVPLRAYYRPRKELNPIVLLLDYPPDNHFLEAICCFPMVYFMAGTIDNLDNLLQCGIIYADNLVVVDKESTMSAEEDYMADAKTIVNVQTMFRLFPSLSIITELTHPSNMRFMQFRAKDCYSLALSKLEKIERDKGSNLAFMFRLPFAAGRVFSISMLDTLLYQSFVKDYMIAITRLLLGLDTTPGSGYLCAMKITEEDLWIRTYGRLFQKLCSSSAEIPIGIYRTESHMFSTSEGKDSYAQSQVSINVEQGAQHRDRGDSWKEKTAHRNSTTSDQSEHPLLRKKSMQWARRLSRKNTKPSSRAERISQQRLNLYRRSERQELSELVKNRMKHLGLPTVGYDEMNDHQNTLSYVLINPPPDTILELNDIVYIIRSDPLAHMPEDSQVGQARSTRNQQDFGTETRDETHL; encoded by the exons GGTGCAGGTGGAGTTCtatgtaaatgaaaacaccTTTAAGGAGAGGCTGAAGCTTTTCTTCATCAAAAACCAAAGGTCAA GCCTGAGAATTCGTCTGTTTAACTTCTCACTGAAGATCCTCACCTGTGCCCTCTACATACTGAGAGTCAGTCTGGATAACCCCAAGGAGATCAATGGCAACCCATG GGACCTGATTTTATGGGTGAACAGACGGGTTCCTGTATGGGCAATACAG GTGACAGTGGCCTTAATCAGTTTTTTGGAGACCATGCTTATCACATATCTCAGCTACAAG GGTAACATTTGGGAGCAAATCTTCCAGATATCCTTCATATTGGAGATGATCAACACAGTGCCATTTATAATCACA ATTTTCTGGCCTCCATTAAGAAACATATTCGTTCCTGTATTTCTTAACTGCTGGCTAGCCAAAGGTGCCCTGGAGAACATGATT AATGATTTCCACCGTGCCATCCAGAGGACCCACTCTGCCATGTTCAACCAGGTGTTCATCCTCATCTGCACCTTACTGTGTCTGGTTTTCACTGG AGCTTGCGGGATCCAGCACCTTGAACGGGCTGGGAAGAATCTGTCTTTGTTCGACTCGTTCTATTTCTGCATTGTCACCTTCTCCACTGTTGGCTATGGAGATGTCACACCACAGATCTGGCCTTCCCAGCTGCTAGTGGTCATTCTCATCTGTGTTGCCCTCGTAGTGCTCCCACTGCAG TTTGAAGAACTAGCATACCTGTGGATGGAGAGCCAGAAGTTAGGGGGCAACTACAGCCGCCACCGAGCGCAGACAGAGAAGCATGTGGTGTTGTGTGTCAGCTCACTGAAGATAGACCTGCTGATGGATTTCCTCAATGAGTTTTACGCTCATCCCAGACTACAG GACTATTATGTAGTGATCCTGTGTCCGACAGAGATAGACATCCAGGTTCGCCGTATCCTCCAGATCCCTCTGTGGTCCCAGAGGGTCATCTACCTGCAAGGATCTGCCCTCAAAGACCAGGACCTGATGAGGGCCAA GATGGACGATGCTGAGGCATGCTTCATCCTGAGTAGCAGGAACGAAGTCGACCGAACTGCTGCT GATCACCAGACTATTCTGAGGGCCTGGGCCGCGAAGGACTTTGCACCAAACTGCCCTCTGTATGTCCAGATTCTCAAACCTGAAAACAAATTCCATGTTAAGTTTGCTG ATCATGTAGTATGTGAAGAGGAGTTCAAGTATGCCATGTTGGCGCTCAACTGTGTGTGTCCAGCCACATCCACCTTAGTCACTCTCCTAGTTCACACCTCCAGAGGACA GGAGGGGCAGTTATCACCAGAGCAGTGGCAGAGGACGTATGGGCGCTGCTCTGGAAATGAGGTCTACCACATCCACTTGAGTGACAGCAAGTTTTTTGGAGAGTATGATGGAAAAAGCTTCACCTATGCCTCCTTCCACGCCCATAAGAA GtatggtgtgtgtttgattggGGTTAAAAGGGAGGACAACAAGAGCATCCTCCTGAACCCTGGGCCCCGCCACATCATGGCTGCCACTGACACCTGCTACTATATCAACATCACCAAAGAGGAGAATTCTGCCTTCATCTTCAAACAGGAGGAGAAGCACAACAAGGGCCTGCCCGTCACCGGTCTCTACGACGCCCCATCCAGGCTGCCTGTGCACAGTATCATCGCTAGCATGG TTGATCAGGCCACTTCATATG GCACAGTAGCCATAGACCTGCAGAACCCTGATCCCCCAGAGGAAAGCAACAAACTGACCTTACCAACAGAGAATGGCGCTGGAAGTCGCAGGCCAAGCATTGCACCTGTCCTAGAGATTGCCGACTCCTCTGCCATTCTGCCATGTGACCTCCTCAGTGACCAATCAGAAGATGAGACCAACCAGTCAGATGAGGAGGGCTCTGTCGGGTCGGA CTTTGTAAAGGGCTACCCTCCCAACTCACCCTACATTGGCAGCTCTCCAACTCTGTGCCACCTCCTACCACAGAAAGCGCCATTCTGCTGCCTACGCCTTGACAAG GGCTGTACACATAGCAGCTTTGAGGATGCCAAGGCATATGGCTTTAAGAACAAGCTGATTATAGTGTCTGCAGAGATGGCAGGAAACGGTCTCTACAACTTCATCGTACCCCTGCGAGCTTACTATCGGCCGAGGAAAGAGCTCAACCCCatagtgctgctgctggactacCC gcCAGACAACCACTTCTTAGAGGCCATTTGCTGCTTTCCAATGGTTTACTTTATGGCTGGCACAATTGATAA CTTGGACAACCTGTTGCAGTGTGGAATAATCTACGCTGACAATTTGGTGGTTGTGGATAAGGAGAGCACCATGAGCGCAGAGGAGGACTACATGGCAGATGCCAAGACCATCGTCAACGTTCAGACTATGTTCAG GTTGTTCCCCAGTCTCAGCATCATTACTGAGCTCACACATCCTTCTAACATGAGGTTTATGCAGTTCAGAGCCAAGGACTGCTACTCACTCGCTCTCTCCAAACTGGAGAAG ATAGAGCGTGATAAGGGCTCCAACCTGGCCTTCATGTTCCGACTGCCATTTGCTGCAGGCAGGGTGTTTAGTATTAGTATGTTGGATACGCTACTTTACCAG tCATTTGTTAAGGACTACATGATAGCTATTACAAGACTGCTTCTTGGTCTGGACACCACGCCTGGCTCTGGGTACCTGTGTGCT ATGAAGATCACAGAAGAGGACCTGTGGATCAGGACTTATGGCAGACTCTTTCAGAAACTTTGTTCCTCCAGTGCTGAGATCCCCATTGGGATCTACCGCACTGAGTCACACATGTTCTCGACCTCTGAG GGCAAGGACAGTTATGCACAG TCTCAGGTGTCCATTAATGTGGAGCAGGGTGCACAGCATCGTGACCGTGGAGACTCCTGGAAAGAGAAGACAGCACACAGAAACTCCACCACAAGTGACCAATCAGAGCACCCATTGCTGAGGAAGAAGAGTATGCAGTGGGCACGACGACTGAGCAGGAAGAACACCAAGCCTTCTAGTCGAGCTGAGCGTATCTCCCAGCAGAGGCTCAACCTGTACCGACGCTCAGAGCGACAGGAGCTGTCTGAGCTGGTCAAGAATCGCATGAAGCACCTGGGTCTGCCCACAGTGGGATACG ACGAGATGAATGACCACCAGAACACCCTGTCCTACGTCCTCATCAATCCTCCTCCTGACACCATACTGGAGCTCAACGACATAGT GTACATTATCCGATCCGACCCGCTGGCACACATGCCAGAGGACTCACAGGTGGGACAAGCCCGCAGCACCAGGAACCAGCAGGACTTCGGCACAGAAACGAGAGATGAGACTCACCTCTGA